A genomic stretch from Kovacikia minuta CCNUW1 includes:
- a CDS encoding transposase DNA-binding-containing protein has protein sequence MKSHPFSDFRHGQRLRETVRLLAEQPEASVPQAGGSASKSQSIYRFWTNERVQPTQILASHRGSVVERANAAAVVLAIQDTTDLNFSGLQQTSGLGFINQSQQQGIKVHSCFAVSGSGAPLGLLHQHTWTRAERTGKRGDRRKKATREKESQRWLDTLTAAEQGLDESVCIVHVGDREADIYDLFVQPRRSNSQLLIRAAECVNKNETT, from the coding sequence ATCAAAAGTCATCCCTTCAGTGATTTTCGGCATGGACAACGCTTACGGGAAACGGTGCGCCTGTTAGCTGAGCAGCCTGAAGCAAGTGTGCCACAGGCGGGTGGGAGCGCCTCTAAGAGTCAGAGTATCTATCGGTTTTGGACGAATGAGCGGGTGCAACCGACACAGATTTTGGCGAGTCATCGCGGCAGTGTGGTGGAGCGAGCCAATGCGGCAGCAGTCGTGCTGGCGATTCAAGACACCACGGACTTAAACTTCAGTGGTTTGCAACAGACCAGTGGCTTGGGCTTTATCAACCAGAGCCAGCAGCAAGGGATTAAAGTGCATAGTTGCTTTGCCGTCAGTGGCAGTGGCGCACCGTTGGGACTCTTGCATCAGCACACCTGGACACGCGCGGAGCGGACTGGCAAGCGGGGAGACCGGCGGAAGAAAGCTACCCGTGAGAAGGAGAGTCAGCGCTGGCTCGACACGTTAACAGCAGCCGAACAAGGGCTCGATGAGAGCGTGTGCATAGTGCATGTGGGCGACCGCGAAGCCGATATCTACGATCTGTTTGTCCAACCCAGGCGTAGCAACAGTCAATTGTTGATTCGAGCCGCGGAATGTGTCAACAAGAATGAGACAACGTAG
- a CDS encoding pentapeptide repeat-containing protein, whose translation MSNDPSQQTPPNVPGSLLDGSVPPATTGGVSASPDGGGQIPPPDASASVATKGVSGGAKPELPPPLTEQAVKAKVQQIRMQRLRKAEKPTPEEDWERAIYELQLTRWQKFCQWTGLGEKNGWDVAQLLTVPIMLALVTAGLGEYAKSREQQQQKADKEKAQTLADDKAKQDTLVKYLDQMAGSFKDGLLKAKYGDDKFIVAQSRTVLVLQSLDRKRQQLVIQFLNASDLKQVGDDEDTKKFLEKLDPSNRHKLPKNVRLGLLYQAQMVKANLANSDLSGATLIRANLEGANLGCNPLDTKELEHCSDLSWIDFRGAKLIRANLNGADLSRADLSRADLQNANLNGADFSGANLQGAWFDRANLRNAILLRTDLASAKELTLKQLTGKDAPLLCNVRFPDYITGIDSYRDCDRIAQEFVKLDPKTFPDLQSAQNDVNEWRQWKFD comes from the coding sequence GTGTCTAATGACCCTTCCCAGCAGACCCCACCGAATGTTCCAGGCTCATTGCTTGATGGAAGTGTGCCTCCAGCGACGACGGGTGGTGTGTCTGCATCCCCTGATGGTGGTGGTCAAATACCGCCTCCTGATGCCAGTGCTTCCGTAGCCACTAAAGGTGTGTCAGGTGGAGCTAAACCTGAACTGCCCCCTCCTCTTACTGAGCAGGCTGTGAAAGCTAAGGTTCAACAGATTCGGATGCAACGCTTACGGAAGGCAGAGAAGCCAACTCCTGAGGAAGACTGGGAAAGAGCCATCTATGAACTTCAGTTGACACGCTGGCAAAAGTTTTGTCAGTGGACTGGGTTAGGGGAAAAGAATGGTTGGGACGTGGCGCAGCTACTCACTGTACCTATTATGTTGGCACTTGTGACAGCGGGTTTGGGTGAGTATGCCAAATCAAGGGAGCAGCAACAACAAAAGGCCGATAAGGAGAAGGCACAGACACTTGCGGATGATAAGGCCAAACAGGACACTCTGGTGAAGTACCTAGATCAGATGGCAGGCTCATTCAAAGATGGTCTGTTGAAGGCTAAATACGGCGATGACAAGTTCATTGTGGCTCAATCAAGAACCGTGTTGGTATTGCAATCACTGGATAGGAAGCGACAGCAACTCGTGATCCAATTCTTGAATGCATCAGATCTCAAGCAGGTGGGTGATGATGAGGATACTAAGAAGTTCTTGGAGAAACTAGACCCGTCAAATCGTCATAAACTGCCCAAGAACGTCAGGTTAGGGTTGCTGTATCAAGCACAAATGGTGAAAGCAAACTTGGCAAACAGTGATCTGAGTGGGGCTACTCTGATTAGGGCAAATCTTGAGGGCGCCAACTTAGGATGTAATCCTCTTGATACCAAAGAGCTTGAGCATTGTAGTGATTTGAGTTGGATTGATTTTAGGGGTGCCAAACTCATTCGTGCCAACCTCAATGGTGCTGACCTCAGTCGTGCCGATCTCAGTCGTGCCGACCTCCAGAATGCTAACCTCAATGGTGCCGACTTCAGTGGTGCCAACCTTCAGGGTGCCTGGTTCGATCGTGCCAACCTCAGGAACGCTATCCTGCTCCGCACCGATCTTGCTAGTGCCAAAGAACTCACTCTAAAACAACTGACAGGGAAGGATGCTCCTCTATTGTGCAACGTGCGCTTCCCTGATTACATTACAGGAATAGACTCCTATCGAGATTGCGATCGCATCGCACAAGAGTTTGTAAAGCTTGACCCAAAAACCTTCCCTGACTTGCAATCAGCTCAAAACGATGTGAATGAGTGGCGTCAATGGAAATTTGACTAG